tcttgaacatgttcacactcacacacacatacatattcaaaagatcttaaagcgcgcagaataagtatcggctgtacattttccagtggcaagaggcatcttactcctgcaacacccaaattttaagacaaaaacctttaacaaatgattttagcaatctctagcctcattttccagggcttgatagtcttagtaaaacatttttagtcttagtaaaacatcttagcacaccaaataattttctgcttaagaaggctgggtgagggctggggatatagcctaggggcaagagtgcctgcctcggatacacgaggccctaggttcgattccccagcaccacatatacagaaaacggccagaagcggcgctgtggctcaagtggcagagtgctagccttgagcgggaagaagccagggacagtgctcaggccctgagtccaaggcccaggactggccaaaaaaaaaaaaaaaaaaaagaaggctgggtgggcgtccccccagagttctttttgcggacactcacactgattgtgagctgtcacctgtacttctcatgcaggtttgacacaaaagagactgtcagacttataAACACAGAGACGACAGTGCTGCGTGGTGCGGTCACTCTCTGCCACCTGcggatggcttgggctggccctgtgTCGGCCCTGTGTCTGCCCCTGTTGGCAgcggctgcaggtcaggactcggggccgaCGACTCCATGCCCTGGGCTGCCGGTGccaggactggtcgggaccctccagagtggagggcacagctgaaacattttaagaaaggcctaacccaagctggagtgtccctgtcaactagttccctccaggtgtctgagctatttccttgacctccctccagtgagctagggtgaaatctagggggctagatggaggtccccaagatagaatgttacccatagctctgatcagatgtttagttcaaaaggctacaaaaaaacaaacaatacaacacacaggcctgagaataagaaaagttatgagttggagatctcctagattggcccacaagcctcctcctgctaagcagcaggagcagacctaagttggcccaacctcctgcaagggtgcaggaggagtggacccaagtggactcagagtctggggcgtcccccagtctccccgggATTATCAAGTAAGCGCATCCGCTTCAACGaccccttaaagaacccctttaagcaaaagcaaaacagacaaacagacaaattacaggacaagacaaatgaacagcacttTTTCCTTACCTTCTGGGGttttgggggtctctggggctatcccggacgagcccccaaatgttgtgccaagttgtgagacgaccaccaagaaggccaccgagattcagacattccgaaatgcaaaagcaaggcaaggctttagtcaagtgagctgcaacttgggccttgtcctacccacagacacagcggaggttaggagggagccccaatcTGTGATTAcccagggcttataaaggcaaaaaacaaagttacaacaatcaggtgttcaagcaagcaagattaggacacaggtacaaatctgattggctcaggactcaagacactctgggggcagttagagttaagcattcccagtggttagagttcttgaccgactgggccctaataagcttgtcctgggtttgctcacagggcctgcttatctcaggttcacgtggtaaagtggggttcgcgtggtaaagtggggcctgacttcaaagtctggcacttcaagacaacaaaacgggggctgcctgaaaatggggtctacttttaactcttcattccccccttcagtcATATGTAGCATTTATTATGTTGAGgtatgtttcttcttttcttagctTCTTCAGATCTTTTATCATAAAAGGATATTGgattttgtcaaaagcttttcTGCATTTATTGGGATGATCATATGATTTTTGTCATTGGCTCTGTAAATATAGTATATTAGGTATTGATTTAAGGGATTTTTTTGTTAAGTATTGTTACATTGTTGCCTCTGGTAAGTCTTTGCTGTTAAGGCTTTGAAAAGTTTGAAAATGCTTTGAAATCTGCTTTGGTGCGACAGAAGACCAACTTTCATAACTTCCACTTTCACCTAGGTAAGACTAAAGGGCCCTTAGGCTGATAAGATACCTTTGATTAGTTCAAACAGAATCTTTCATTTGCATAATTATGATGAGTGCAAACTTGAGAGGATTGTTGTGATAGTGGCTGGTAtacttgttcctttttttctgtctttacaaGTAAGCTATTCAACAATATGAGCTATTGAGACTTATATTCCTTGCTGTCCTCAGGCACTTCTGCTCTAGCCCAAGCCCCTGGTGTTACCATAACTCATGAAGTACTGTTCATCCCTAAATGTTTGTGACTGTTTCTCTGTggggttctattttttttttttttttgtcagtcctgggcttggactcagggcctgagcaccgtccctggcttctttttgctcaaagctagcactctgccacttgagccacagcgccacttctggtcattttccatatatgtggtgctgggtaatcgaacccagagcttcatgtataagaagcaagcactcttgccactaggccatattcccagcctgtgtgtGGTTCTATTTTTTAGGGAGTGCTTGATGCTGGCAAAAACTTGGACTTAAAAAGTTAATTACTGGTTCAGTTGAGAGATGGACATGAAATTTTGCCTCctctacagtttcatacataaattatcctAAAACTTAatgatttggggggctgggaatatggcctagtggtaaagtactcgccttgtatacatgaagccctgggtttgattccccagcactacatatgtagaaaacagccagaggtggtgctgtggctcaagtggcagagtgctagccttgagcaaaaagaagccagtgacagggctcaggccctgagttcaagccccaggactggcaaaacaaaacaaaacaaaacaaaatctaatgATTTGGGTAATAATCAATGTCACATCATGGCTCTTGAAATCTGGAATTCAGGGGAGGCTCACCAAGTGGTTCTGGCTCAGGGTCTTGAGGCTGCAATTCAGAGGTTGGCTAGAGCTGCTGTCATCTCCATGCCTACACAGCTGTTGGCTGGACTCAGGATGGCTTCCATTTCACCATATGGACCTCTTCACAGGCATCTGCATAGGGTAGCCTCTGAACACTTCGAAGTCTTGCtccatagagacagacagagacagagaggaaaggtaACTAGCCCAGGACAAGATAGTCTCAGGCTAGCATTTGGAGGTGAAAggctgctctggttctgggttttaggttgtacataaagttcctttgtaaataaaacgcctttgtaaataaaaccccttcccaccttaaattgtgcctcaatggatttttcttgctCTCGTAATACAACAGGAGGGGCCAGGAGGGGCCTTGGAGGTCATCTCCAAGGTTAGATCAAGGGCAGAAGTAAAGTGCTGTTAAAAGTGGGAGGAAGGGAATATAGTGAGACATAAGTATGAGGCTCTGGACCTGCcttctgcccctcaggtatcTCAGGAACCTatctaggaaatggaaaacttCTAGTCTAGATTTAGGGAATCTGTGAGAGCAAGTATGCCTGTGGAATTCCcactgatctttctttttttttgccagtcctgaggtttgagctcagggtctgggcactattcctgagcttcttttgctcaaggctagcactgagccacttgagccacagtgccacttccaaccttttctgtttatgtggtgctgaggaatcaacccagtgcttcatgcatgctaggcaagcactctaccactaggccacattcccagcccttgaatgacttctttttttgttttttcctttttctataaatgtggtgctaaggaattgaacccagtgcttcatgtatttgaggcaggcactctaccactaggccatattcccaaccctcgaTTCTTTCTTGACTATGGATATTGTATCTTATGCTCTGCAGGCTGCAGGAGACTTGGCATTGCCTGGAGTTTTGGTGTCAGGGTTTGAAGGACCATATGGCATATGTGAGGATCATCTTGGAGATCTGCAGAAGCACTTCAGCCTCATTACCATGAAAGAGTTTTTGAAGAATAAAACTGAATTCAGTCAGAAGATCCaagctatatatatatggggTGGAAGGCCAGTGATTAGCCGGGAGCTCCTCCTCAGCCTGCCTTCCCTGAAGCTTATTGCTAGCGCTGGTATAGGTTTGGATCACCTGGACCTGCCGCTCATTGCCAGCTGTGGTGTGAAGGTGGCCAACACCCCAAGTGCAGTatccagccccacagcagacctgGGGATGGCCCTGTTGCTGGCCTCAGCTCGCAGAGTAGTAGAAGGTAAGAATCCTTGTTGTGGGTTTTTCAACTCTTCAGATGGCAAGTCCTTAATAATCCAcatgtgaaaataattttaaagtacacAAATAGGTCTCTTCAAATAGCAtgtcttttttctggtcctgactTCTTTATATGGATATGAAGATCTTTGCTTTACCAGGAATTAGAGTCATTTTCATTTGTGTGCATCTTCTGTCACTGTCCACGACTTAGGGGAAATTCAATCCAAAGTAGTCTGTGATAGCAGTGGGTTTTGCCACCAACCTTCACACACACATGTAAGGGGAGGTCACTGTCAACACAGTGGAGGTTCCCCCACTAGGACTCTGGAAGCCACCTCTCAGAAAGGTATTTCCAAAGGAAATATCTGGTATGCAGGAGTCTGAGTAAAGGAGTAAGAACCAGGCTGTTTTTACTTCTGACTGGTCAACAAATGTACCCCAAAACAGATTATCATACCAGAAAGATTTCTATTTTAAAGTAGTCCCTGAAAAgggtgtggttttgttttgaggaaGCTCCTGTTTATTCTTCTGTGCCAAAGCACAGAAGAGTAAGAATGCACATGGTCTGCAGGACTCTAACCTGGCTCTCTGTCCAAAGTCTTCTTGCTTTGGTGCTCTTTCCCCAGCTCATTCTGCTGTGTGTTTCAGGTCACCAGCTGGCTGTTTCACCATGCACAGAAGACTTCCCTACAAACTGGATGGGGCAAGAAGTGTCTGGTGCCACTCTGGGGATAGTTGGCATGGGCACCATTGGCTATAAGATTGCTCAAAGGGCCAAAGCATTTGAAATGAAGATTCTGTATCACAACAGGAACCGTAGGTAAGACTCAGAAAGTAGAATCTGGATTGATTTAGCAGCACTTTGGCCACTGTTTCGTTCAGCATAGCCAGTGTTTGTCTTCAGTGTCTATGAAGCCATATTCTTCTTCTCTAAGAGGGACTTGTGGAGACTTAGTCTAGGTATTCTGACAATTCCCTGGAAATGTGGTCCAacttattcttttctttgaaaatattttattgttatcatagaggtgatgtacagaggggttacagatacataagacAGGCAAAGAGTTcatgtctttttggacaatgacaccccttccctcattctctcccagtttttcgctcccatccctacccacaagttgtatggttcattttcaacatagtgcttagtgagtaccactgctgaatttgttcaccatttctgtgcccctcttaccctcccaaggaCAGATAACTGAACAAAcaagtcaaaaagaaaacaactccatttactggagttcatctcaataaatattattttatgtaatcacataggcattgcatctttgtgttcttcctctaagaatatcctcctttggtttcactgtgtgtgaatgcctggagtcctgtataatttatcatgtcctgtcATATTTTAGATCTTGCTTCcttatatgagagaaaatatgtgctgtttgtctctctgagtttggcttacctcacttaacatggtcTGACTTCTTGTGTAGTAAATttcaacagaaataaaaagctTTTTTAACTCACTTACCCAGTGAGTTCTTTGAATTTCCAAACTGACTTTTTGATGCCAAGAGATATATCCACACTCACTGAGCTGCAATTAGTACTATGGTGTATGCAAGGTTTGTTAGGTTTTCTTTGTAAGGTTTCTGAGGCCTGATCAGTTCTCTAGCCTCCTCTGGACTGTCTATCAGAACCTGTAGCATGTTTGTGGGTATCTTAGTACTCCTGCTTAAAAAGACCCAAACAGACAAGTGGCCTATAAACTTTTGACTTCAGAGTCTCCCACCTCTACTGGTCCTCTGTGTACCATCCAGCTTAGGTACTTCACAGGCTTATCACTGTCAAGGTCCAAGCTGACCTCTGAACTTTCCCCCCAACTTATATTACCTCCCTTAGTGCACCCCATTTCTGTATATGGTCCCCGTCCAGTTCGCCCCTCAGGATCTCATCCTTTCATGATCCAGCTCCTTATCCTAGCGACCCATCTACAAAGCAGTTCACTAACCATTCTGGTTAGGCTGCCTTCTCCCCTTACCCGAACATAGCACCCTGTCCTCTGCTGAGCATAGGATCATCCATGCCTTATCTGGACATAGCATCCTCATCTCTCACCTGGATACAGTACCCTTGTCACTTACACCCTCTACAGTCCAGCAACACAGGCTATTCAcagtccttttttgttgttgttgttgtttgtttgtttgtttttggtgccagttctggggctgaaactcagggcttaagcactatccttgagtgttttttttttttctctctcaactacttgagccacatctccacttctggctttttggttgctaattgaaaataagaatctcatggactttcctccctgtctggcttcaaacctcaattctcaagtcttagtctcctaagtagttatgatagtaggcatgaaccactggcttcTGACTCCTCTTATCCTTCTAATAGCTTCAGTTGCACATAGGATAAAAAGGTTCATTAGAGCCCCTGTGAGGCCCTGTATGACATGTTGTTTGTATCTCCTAGTTTCTTCATGTCTCAggacttcatttcatttttttttctctttttgttggttgtagggcttgacctcagtgcctgggtgctgtccttgagttcttttgctcaatgctagcactctaccactttaagccacagtgccacttctagttttctggtggtatttgaagataagactcttccagacttctctgcccaggctggctttgaactcagcctccttagtagctaggatgataggcatgagccaccagcacccggcctaatatatatatatatatatatatatatatatatatatatttttttttttttttttttttgccagtcctgggccttggactcagggcctgagcaccatctctggcttcttcccactcaaggctagcactctgccacctgagccacagcgccccttctggccattttccatatatgtggtgctggcttcatgtgtaggaggcaagcactcttgccactaggccatattcccagctccggcctaatatttttaagatgaaatgtgtcttatgtttattttatatgtggtcaatactttaaaaatacaatttagaaAAGTACTAAAAGcttgtattttcatatattaacTCATTAAGCCAAATAACTACCACAGTTGAGAAGCAGTGGCAGATCTACCATGAGGTACCATTGCTTGATATTAAGTAATCATAGAAAATGTCATTACCAATTCAAGGGTCGGTATTGGAGGCtacaattattttcttaatgagTCTCATGTATCCCTTGGTCCCTGATCAAAATATACAGTTCCGTGGATTTCATGTTCTTCCTATCAGTTAGCTCACCTTGCTTCTCtgtcctcacagactttctggatGTTTCCAGTACTGTCCTGCCTGGCCCACAGCCTTTCTCTAACTGGAATCCCCTCACTTGTCCCTTCTTAGAGATACCTGTCCTGACCTTTTTACAAAACAGGCCCAACCCTCTTTTTCTCGAGGCCACTTGAATGGGGTCCTCATGGGAAACTTGTTTGCTTATCTTTCCCTGTGAAGGTCTTGTACATTGTCACTGCTATTTCTGGCACCTAGAACAGGGATGGCACTCAGGGAAATCTCACTCAGTACTCATTAAGCAAATGAATAGATTTATGGCCTTACAAAAATttgtagaaaaattattttagctgCCATTTGTAGAGGCATGGTGAACTTGGTGTTTCTACATCAGTATTTGCCccctaactttttctttttttcccctaagtttTTCAGTTACTATCTttgcacacagaaaatgaagagtcATAATACTGTTGGCTTTCAGTATCTCGAAACTGTCAAAACTAAGGTAGCAATGTGGGCCAGGAATTTGGGGGAACAGGGTAAGTTGAGCATCTTTCTTCCCTCCAGACTACCTGGCCAGAGAGGTGTTAGAGCAGAATTCATGTAATTTTGTGTTTCATACTTGTAAGAGAGTTGGCCACCCAAGTACGCTGTGAACCCCTGGACCTTAGGTTTTCTGTTGAATTATCAGTTGTCTTGGGAGTGACCAGAGCAGGAATTAGATttgactaaaaacaaaaaacacaatccTGGACTCACATACTTTGATTCTTCTTTCTGTCCAACTGATAACATTCTAATACATTTCCTGTTTATTTGGTGTCTGTTGCTTAGAATCTCATATTCTTGCTTAGCCCCTTATCTGCTTGAAGCAGGTCTTGGTGTACTATATGCTGAAGTACTGTCCAGGTACAGGACTCAAGGGCCAGAGATAGAAGTTCCTATGCTCAAGGGGCTGCAGTCTGGAGGTCCTACAGATGCTGGGCAAACAGGAGTTCGTTTTGAGAATTTCCAATGCTGATCCAGGCCTTCTTGTCCCAGCTGGGGAGGCTACCCAATGTGAAGTGACCCTGACCCCCAACAGATTCCTTCTATGCCAGCTATATTTCTGATgaaaatgtgattttcttttcttttactatccTTATTAGCACAAATTaactatttgtgtgtatgtgtgtgctggacctagggcttaaactcagggcttgtccCTAAGCGTTTTGTGtccaaggctagtgatctatcatttgagtctcagttccacttccagcttttttctgggtagttaattggagataagcaggctttccttccccaggctggcttcaaactgcaatcctcagatctcagcctcctgagtagctaggattacaggaatgagtttACCAGTCCCTGACTTTTTgcataaattaattatacaaagaattttcattgttatattttcatgtatgcatataatgtactttgatcaaaattCATCCTCAAGAACATGATTTTCCTCataggaagatggaggaggaggaagcagttgGGGCTACTTACTGTGAGAGGCTGGATGACCTGCTGCAGCAGTCTGACTTTGTGATACTGGTCTTGAGCCTGACGCCCCAGACCCAGGGACTGATTGGGAGAAGGGAGCTGCGGCTGATGAAGCCAAGCGCTGTGCTCATCAACATTGGCAGAGGTATAGCACCATTCTGTCTGAAGACAGCATGGCTGGGAAACAAGGCCAGAGGAGCCTCCAGTTCTGCCTTTGGCATttcttgacacacacacacacacacaccccaccgttttgttttttttttacctgcatggctgccaagatttttttttttaatttgcatacCTTCGGTCCTTTATTTCCATTACTTAGAAATACATTACTTGGAAAACGATCACAAATTCAATATGTGATTGATGGCTgccaagattttttaaaactctacTTAGATTGTTAACAGGTGAATGaaggaaattttatattttatttaaaaatagctcTGATTTTAGTTTTTATATTACTTTGGGCCTCAACTTACTTATGGGACGTTTTATTTGTTCAGGTTGAGATGTGTCACAGTGTAATTCTTTGGGGGTAATTAAACTTATGGGAATGAATTTTCCGAGTGGTCACTGTCAAAAAAGATTCAGTGTTACTTTGGCTCCAGGGCACTTACATGTCTGGAAGGAGAAGACCCTGTACTGTAAACAGATATTATGGTGGGACGGCTGTGGcatttagttttttttagtttttttttgccagtcctgggccttgaactcagggcctgagcactgtccctggcttcttgctcaaggctagcactctgccacttgagccacagcgccccctctggccattttctgtatatgtggtgctggggaattgaacccagggcttcatgtataccaggcaagcgctcttgccactaggccaccttcccagcccggcTGTGGCATTTAGAAAGAGAGATGAAGGCCTCTTGAGCCAGTGTAGTGGTGCATGAGAAGACGAAGCTAAAGACAGGTATCCAGCCAGTGTGATTTTACtttgtggggagacagaggacaCAGCGTGAGGCTTGTCACTGCTAACAACCTGTGTGCTCTCATTTGTGAGGTCTCTCATTTGTGTAAAATGAAACCCCCTGGGGTATGGTAATGTTTTGAGAGTTGTATGAAAATCCGTAATAATGTAATAGTACACATTATATGCTTTCAAAAAACATTGTGGCTGGATAAGCATGGTATTAAAAAAACAGACATGAGAATACATCTGGTGATCTGTCACCCTTCCTTCAACAGGTCAGGTCACCCAGCAGCCTGTTGGGCAAGTGAAGGGACACTAGTCCTGACCTTGGAGCAGTGGCTCTACGACAGCTGGCAGACAGGCTTGTGGATTTCttaccaaatctcagcctcctctgctcAAACAtcatgctgtttttttgttttgttttattttataggtCAACtccaacatttttattatttcaaagaaagaaaagaccaggttttgttctttttttttcagtaaagacAAATTTCCACAGTTTTGCAAGTTAGGTAATGTAtttaatatcttatttttaatgtattattataTTGAAATCATGCTGTTTTATTTGAAGATATGCATGCATTGCTTGCATTGCTTCGGGTTGT
This Perognathus longimembris pacificus isolate PPM17 chromosome 15, ASM2315922v1, whole genome shotgun sequence DNA region includes the following protein-coding sequences:
- the LOC125364226 gene encoding probable 2-ketogluconate reductase isoform X3, which gives rise to MSAKAAGDLALPGVLVSGFEGPYGICEDHLGDLQKHFSLITMKEFLKNKTEFSQKIQAIYIWGGRPVISRELLLSLPSLKLIASAGIGLDHLDLPLIASCGVKVANTPSAVSSPTADLGMALLLASARRVVEGKNPCCGFFNSSDGHQLAVSPCTEDFPTNWMGQEVSGATLGIVGMGTIGYKIAQRAKAFEMKILYHNRNRRKMEEEEAVGATYCERLDDLLQQSDFVILVLSLTPQTQGLIGRRELRLMKPSAVLINIGRGSILC
- the LOC125364226 gene encoding glyoxylate/hydroxypyruvate reductase B-like isoform X2; this encodes MSAKAAGDLALPGVLVSGFEGPYGICEDHLGDLQKHFSLITMKEFLKNKTEFSQKIQAIYIWGGRPVISRELLLSLPSLKLIASAGIGLDHLDLPLIASCGVKVANTPSAVSSPTADLGMALLLASARRVVEGHQLAVSPCTEDFPTNWMGQEVSGATLGIVGMGTIGYKIAQRAKAFEMKILYHNRNRRKMEEEEAVGATYCERLDDLLQQSDFVILVLSLTPQTQGLIGRRELRLMKPSAVLINIGRGLVVDQDALAEALKNEVIKAAALDVTYPEPLPREHPLLKLKNIILTPHIGSATHQARRQMMENLVGSILASLSDLPIPNEVVLK
- the LOC125364226 gene encoding glyoxylate/hydroxypyruvate reductase B-like isoform X1, translating into MSAKAAGDLALPGVLVSGFEGPYGICEDHLGDLQKHFSLITMKEFLKNKTEFSQKIQAIYIWGGRPVISRELLLSLPSLKLIASAGIGLDHLDLPLIASCGVKVANTPSAVSSPTADLGMALLLASARRVVEGKNPCCGFFNSSDGHQLAVSPCTEDFPTNWMGQEVSGATLGIVGMGTIGYKIAQRAKAFEMKILYHNRNRRKMEEEEAVGATYCERLDDLLQQSDFVILVLSLTPQTQGLIGRRELRLMKPSAVLINIGRGLVVDQDALAEALKNEVIKAAALDVTYPEPLPREHPLLKLKNIILTPHIGSATHQARRQMMENLVGSILASLSDLPIPNEVVLK